One region of Chitinophagaceae bacterium genomic DNA includes:
- a CDS encoding AhpC/TSA family protein, producing the protein MKIKSALLTSLMFVFVLTLTSNLYANSGGLNVGDKAPHFSAHDQEGNKVTLKDLLAEGDVILVFYRGQWCPICNRHLKAVQDSLELLTQNGAFVIGISPEKQEYLQKSSQKSGASYPLLYDRDYSMMKAYKVVYSPDSEEQDMYNKRLDANFQIAHDNDEVFLPVPATYIINSNGEIVFAHYDTDYRQRTSVREMLPYLSDN; encoded by the coding sequence ATGAAAATTAAATCTGCCTTACTTACAAGTCTCATGTTTGTATTTGTACTTACTTTAACTTCTAATCTCTATGCTAATTCAGGAGGTTTAAATGTTGGTGATAAAGCGCCCCATTTCTCCGCACATGATCAGGAAGGAAATAAAGTCACGCTAAAAGACTTACTTGCAGAGGGAGATGTTATACTTGTGTTTTATAGAGGACAATGGTGTCCAATTTGTAACCGTCATTTAAAAGCAGTTCAGGACAGCCTTGAGTTGCTTACACAGAATGGGGCATTTGTTATAGGTATTTCACCGGAAAAACAAGAATATCTTCAAAAAAGCTCCCAAAAATCAGGCGCATCCTATCCATTATTGTATGATAGAGATTACTCTATGATGAAAGCTTATAAAGTTGTTTATTCTCCTGATAGTGAAGAGCAGGATATGTATAACAAACGATTGGATGCTAATTTTCAAATCGCTCATGATAATGATGAGGTTTTTTTACCGGTTCCGGCTACTTACATTATAAATTCAAATGGTGAGATTGTTTTTGCTCATTATGATACAGATTACCGACAGAGAACAAGTGTTCGGGAGATGTTGCCATATTTATCCGATAATTAG
- a CDS encoding 2-oxo acid dehydrogenase subunit E2: MAQVELIMPKMGESIMEATILKWLKKEGDRIEEEESVLEIATDKVDSEVPAPTEGVISKILFEEGETVEVGKVIAIIQTEADSGSQAVTTDSPTKSKSESTATEPVASEKATPTKETSVEIDKSKASRFYSPLVLNIAKTENVSMDELESIEGSGLNNRVTKADMLNYLENRKDSPQQAETKTQTAKTETAPTPQKSTSIQVEEHRLPASIYNGNVEVIEMDRMRKLISKNMGLSKRISPHVTSFVEADVTNMVLWRNKIKNSFQEKEGEKITFTPLFIEAVIKALKDFPLVNISVDGDNIIRHKDLHIGMATALPSGNLIVPVIKNADQMNLVGLTKKVNDLANRARTNKLKADEIEGGTFTITNVGTFGNVMGTPIIMQPQVAILATGAIRKKPVVMETEAGDTIAIRQMMYLSLSYDHRVVDGFLGGSFLRKIADYMEAFDSKREVY; encoded by the coding sequence ATGGCTCAAGTGGAATTGATAATGCCCAAAATGGGTGAGAGTATAATGGAAGCGACTATTTTGAAATGGTTAAAAAAAGAAGGTGACCGTATTGAAGAAGAGGAGTCGGTTCTTGAAATAGCTACAGACAAAGTAGACTCCGAAGTACCGGCACCTACTGAGGGAGTTATTTCAAAAATATTATTTGAAGAAGGCGAAACTGTAGAAGTAGGAAAAGTGATTGCTATCATTCAAACTGAAGCAGATAGCGGATCACAAGCAGTTACTACCGACAGCCCAACAAAAAGCAAGTCTGAAAGTACAGCCACAGAGCCTGTTGCATCAGAAAAAGCAACTCCAACTAAAGAAACCTCTGTTGAAATAGATAAAAGTAAAGCCAGCAGATTCTATTCACCACTTGTTTTAAATATCGCTAAAACAGAAAATGTTTCTATGGACGAATTGGAATCCATTGAGGGAAGTGGTCTGAACAACAGAGTTACGAAAGCTGACATGCTGAACTATCTGGAAAATCGCAAGGATTCACCTCAGCAAGCTGAAACTAAAACGCAAACAGCTAAAACTGAAACTGCTCCAACTCCTCAAAAATCTACATCTATTCAGGTTGAAGAACATCGTTTGCCGGCCAGCATTTATAATGGAAATGTAGAAGTTATTGAAATGGACAGAATGCGTAAACTCATTTCAAAAAATATGGGTTTATCGAAAAGAATATCTCCGCATGTAACTTCATTTGTTGAAGCTGATGTAACAAACATGGTTCTTTGGAGAAATAAGATAAAAAATTCATTTCAGGAAAAAGAAGGTGAAAAAATCACTTTTACTCCCCTATTCATTGAAGCAGTAATAAAAGCATTAAAAGATTTCCCTTTGGTCAACATTTCAGTTGACGGAGATAATATTATTCGTCATAAAGATTTACATATCGGAATGGCAACAGCCCTCCCAAGTGGAAATTTGATTGTTCCTGTAATTAAAAATGCAGACCAAATGAATCTGGTAGGACTTACTAAAAAAGTGAATGATTTAGCTAACCGTGCCAGAACAAATAAATTAAAAGCTGACGAAATTGAAGGTGGAACTTTCACTATTACAAATGTCGGTACTTTTGGAAATGTGATGGGAACCCCAATTATTATGCAACCACAAGTTGCAATTCTTGCTACAGGTGCCATTCGCAAAAAACCGGTGGTTATGGAAACTGAAGCCGGAGATACAATTGCTATCAGACAAATGATGTATCTCTCTCTTTCTTATGACCACAGAGTTGTAGACGGGTTTTTAGGAGGATCTTTCCTGAGAAAAATTGCAGATTATATGGAGGCTTTTGACTCAAAAAGAGAAGTTTATTAA
- a CDS encoding AsmA family protein has translation MKKTIIIISAIFGFLLLLAILLPFLFKDRLMVMLKEEINKQVEAKVDFSDLGISIFRNFPDLTLSMRDFSVVGEKEFEGDTLAYIKSFRLTVDLMSAIRGDEIELKRIRLDEPLIQLLVNQDGNVNWDIMPESDEEVEPTDEESGLKFALRSYELRNADIRYYDIPQKMYASLTKMNHSGRGDFTLSQFLLSTDTRVESINVSYDGFSWFRNVSGELLADMDINLDASTYTFSKFDLTLNELFVQMTGMIGLPESGFDLDLDFKTPDTEFKQLLSIIPAAYTDDFRNINAGGSFSLNGFVKGLYEDELYPAFEIKMKADNGSFQYPDLPAKVSNVDLDMEITHPGGIYDLMVIDLKKLSMKLDNEPFDMRLKMRNPDTDPDIDMALSTKLNLSKVPNYYPIDGLETISGNLEASIEAKGRLSAIEHQRYNQFHASGFLQLNNFAYKDADLPYLLEMSIFDLQISPATANLRSMKGKIGSTDFDMSGRLDNLLPYVFNDGILKGSFAYKSTLTNVNEWMTGEAEPDETAEMSVIPVPANLDIRMTGDFTKIIYDNIEMENVTGIVQIKDQKINLSNLNARTLNATVRMNGEYNTRDVNNPTFNMDYDINNMDIREAYETFNTVESFAPVARYVEGRFSSVMNMNANLNPDMYPDMNSLNARGNLRIPEIKVNNFKPLQELADKMQLPFLRNWSASNLRIDFIIENGRLIVEPFDVMLSDVLVNVSGSNGLDQSLDYILKVNVPRARLGRASDLASSLAEESGIPGLASALPDVVQFNVNMKGTIDNPNISLSLGEATTKRPLVDRAREEVGEQVDRARAEAEAEAERLRKEAEQKARAEADRARAQAEAEAERARKEAQAEADRIRKEAEERARKEAEKQKEGLRDRIGFP, from the coding sequence ATGAAAAAGACTATAATAATTATCAGTGCTATTTTTGGCTTTTTGCTATTGTTGGCAATACTATTGCCATTTCTTTTTAAAGACCGTTTGATGGTTATGTTAAAGGAAGAAATTAATAAACAAGTCGAAGCTAAAGTAGATTTTAGTGATTTGGGGATTTCTATTTTCAGGAATTTTCCGGATTTGACTTTAAGTATGCGGGACTTTTCTGTAGTTGGAGAAAAAGAATTTGAAGGAGATACGCTTGCTTATATAAAAAGTTTTCGATTAACAGTAGATTTAATGTCTGCTATTCGGGGTGATGAAATAGAGTTAAAAAGAATAAGACTGGACGAGCCTTTAATTCAACTATTAGTAAATCAGGATGGGAATGTTAACTGGGATATTATGCCTGAATCTGATGAAGAGGTTGAGCCTACAGATGAAGAGAGCGGACTGAAATTTGCACTCCGATCCTACGAGCTGCGCAATGCTGATATACGGTATTATGACATCCCTCAGAAAATGTATGCTTCACTAACCAAAATGAACCATAGCGGAAGAGGAGATTTTACTTTGTCTCAGTTTCTGTTAAGTACTGACACCAGGGTAGAAAGTATAAATGTCAGTTATGATGGATTTAGCTGGTTTCGAAATGTCTCAGGAGAATTACTGGCAGATATGGACATAAATCTGGATGCTTCAACTTATACTTTCAGCAAGTTTGACCTAACTTTAAATGAACTATTTGTTCAGATGACCGGTATGATAGGACTTCCGGAGTCGGGTTTTGATTTAGATTTGGATTTTAAAACTCCGGATACAGAATTTAAACAGCTTTTATCAATTATTCCTGCAGCGTATACAGATGATTTTCGAAACATAAATGCGGGAGGTAGTTTTTCATTAAATGGTTTTGTAAAAGGCTTGTATGAAGATGAACTTTATCCTGCTTTTGAAATCAAAATGAAAGCTGATAATGGAAGTTTTCAATATCCTGACTTGCCTGCAAAAGTTTCTAATGTTGATTTAGATATGGAAATAACACATCCGGGAGGAATTTATGACCTGATGGTGATTGATTTGAAAAAACTTTCAATGAAACTGGATAATGAGCCTTTTGATATGCGATTGAAGATGCGAAATCCGGACACAGACCCGGATATTGATATGGCTTTGTCTACTAAGCTTAACTTATCAAAAGTTCCAAATTATTACCCTATAGACGGACTGGAAACCATCAGTGGAAATCTGGAAGCTTCTATAGAAGCAAAAGGTCGCTTATCTGCTATAGAGCATCAACGTTATAATCAATTTCATGCAAGCGGCTTTTTACAATTAAATAACTTTGCTTATAAAGATGCTGATTTACCTTATCTGTTAGAAATGTCAATTTTTGATTTACAAATCAGTCCTGCCACAGCAAACTTACGTTCAATGAAAGGAAAAATTGGATCTACAGACTTTGATATGTCAGGTAGATTAGATAATCTTTTGCCTTATGTGTTTAATGATGGAATATTAAAAGGAAGCTTTGCTTATAAATCTACCCTCACAAACGTAAATGAATGGATGACGGGTGAGGCTGAACCTGACGAAACAGCAGAAATGAGTGTTATACCTGTACCTGCTAATCTGGATATTCGAATGACCGGTGATTTCACTAAAATCATTTATGATAATATTGAAATGGAAAATGTAACCGGCATAGTTCAGATAAAAGATCAAAAAATAAATCTGAGTAACCTAAATGCCCGAACACTCAATGCTACCGTACGCATGAATGGAGAATACAACACCAGAGATGTAAATAATCCGACTTTTAACATGGATTATGATATAAATAATATGGATATCCGTGAAGCCTATGAAACATTTAATACGGTTGAGTCATTTGCTCCTGTAGCCCGCTATGTTGAGGGGCGATTTAGTTCAGTTATGAATATGAATGCGAACCTGAACCCGGACATGTATCCGGATATGAATAGTTTGAATGCACGGGGAAACCTTAGAATACCCGAAATTAAAGTCAATAACTTCAAACCTTTACAGGAATTGGCTGATAAGATGCAGTTGCCTTTTCTTCGAAATTGGTCAGCTTCAAACCTTCGTATTGATTTTATAATTGAAAACGGACGACTGATTGTAGAGCCATTTGATGTGATGCTATCTGACGTTTTAGTAAACGTTTCGGGAAGTAATGGATTAGATCAGTCATTAGATTATATTTTAAAAGTAAATGTACCCAGAGCCCGTTTAGGAAGAGCTTCAGACTTAGCAAGCAGTTTAGCGGAAGAATCAGGAATTCCCGGCTTGGCTTCGGCTTTACCGGACGTTGTTCAATTTAATGTAAATATGAAAGGGACTATTGATAATCCTAATATAAGTCTTTCGCTAGGAGAGGCAACGACAAAAAGGCCTTTAGTGGACAGAGCAAGAGAAGAAGTGGGGGAGCAGGTTGATCGTGCCAGAGCGGAAGCAGAAGCAGAGGCGGAAAGATTACGTAAGGAAGCGGAGCAGAAAGCCAGAGCAGAAGCTGATCGTGCCAGAGCTCAGGCCGAAGCAGAAGCAGAAAGAGCCCGTAAAGAAGCTCAGGCTGAAGCTGATAGAATACGTAAAGAAGCAGAGGAAAGAGCGCGCAAAGAAGCTGAAAAACAAAAAGAAGGACTTAGAGACCGGATAGGGTTTCCATAA
- a CDS encoding carboxypeptidase-like regulatory domain-containing protein, whose protein sequence is MKNTFKIPVLVFSIIFLLLNSLFLFSQTVTDNTYTLSGTIKSEGDAVPFAHIYLEGSSRGTVANEFGEYSFQVPAGNHTIVSRAVGYSTYRRSITIDANRKFDINLKVSSYSIGEIVVRGSEDPAYEIMRQVIDHRDKHYKAVEGFSCHVYLKGLNRVTKAPDEIFGFNLTAFGLLDSNNTGIIYLSESESEFHFQRPDKIREVMISSKVSGDFSAFSWNMASDFLFSVYQNTIYQEALTQRVIISPLADNAFFYYDFKLKNTAFDGSQLIYDIEVIPKRANDPVVSGLIQINHELWNVRQLSVELNKNNGLNLVDTLKISQSYVPISDSVWMPMSQHFEFVFNILGIEAEGYFTGIYTDYTLNPNFERGFFTNELLKVEEGADKRDSLYWSRVRPIPLTSEEQRDYKLKDSIAEIRNTDAFKDSIDRIYNRFSPWDLLFGYRYRNSKRSTRFVIPTITSLFQFNTIEGFVVQPELNFRKSAEDGKYHQFNTSMRYGFSSNDFYAKLGYRYFYNTFNSSSFFLEGGHFPQQFNTSSPIHPVVNTAYTLFWGENYKKMYERSYLEGGWQSEIVNGLRLTLTISGEERSLLDNTTDFSFRKTENKNFTRNEIKQYRQDFKDWEPHYAAGIETNFRIRFQQKYISRPDRKIITGYRGPQWTLGQKTFTGFGNQIDDFTYTHFQSTIEHNLRLGLIGNSKYLLRGGLFQKWQGEPAPMDLMHFNGKQTIFARIDPFSYYLLDYYKFSTFDPYLEFHFLHSFDGFIANKIPLIKQTDLAFTSDIKFLFVEDLPAYYEFSFGMKNILSIFRVNYTYGHTIGSTGRHGLSLQITQGF, encoded by the coding sequence ATGAAAAACACTTTTAAAATACCCGTACTTGTTTTCAGTATTATTTTTTTGCTGTTGAACTCTTTGTTTCTTTTTTCTCAGACAGTTACAGATAATACATATACTCTTTCAGGCACCATTAAGTCTGAGGGTGATGCTGTTCCTTTTGCTCATATTTATCTGGAAGGCAGCAGCAGAGGAACCGTTGCAAACGAATTTGGAGAGTATTCTTTTCAAGTTCCGGCCGGGAATCATACTATAGTCTCCAGAGCTGTGGGATACAGCACATATAGGAGAAGTATAACTATAGATGCCAACAGAAAATTTGATATAAATCTAAAAGTTTCTTCCTATTCAATCGGTGAAATTGTAGTCCGGGGTTCTGAAGACCCGGCTTATGAGATTATGAGACAGGTAATCGATCACAGAGATAAACATTATAAGGCAGTTGAAGGATTTTCCTGTCACGTTTATTTGAAAGGCTTAAACCGGGTAACAAAAGCTCCGGATGAAATTTTTGGCTTTAATTTAACAGCTTTTGGATTGTTAGATTCAAACAATACAGGTATTATTTATCTTTCAGAATCAGAGTCTGAATTTCACTTTCAAAGACCGGACAAAATCCGGGAAGTAATGATTTCTTCCAAAGTAAGTGGAGACTTCTCTGCTTTTAGCTGGAATATGGCCTCTGATTTTTTATTTTCTGTATATCAAAACACTATATACCAGGAAGCTTTGACTCAAAGGGTAATAATATCTCCTTTAGCAGATAATGCTTTTTTTTATTATGATTTTAAATTGAAGAATACTGCTTTTGACGGTTCTCAATTAATTTATGATATTGAAGTGATACCGAAAAGAGCTAATGATCCGGTGGTAAGTGGCTTAATCCAGATAAATCATGAACTGTGGAATGTCCGTCAATTATCTGTCGAGTTGAATAAAAATAATGGACTAAATTTGGTGGATACACTTAAAATCAGTCAATCTTATGTTCCGATAAGTGATAGTGTCTGGATGCCGATGTCTCAGCACTTTGAATTCGTTTTTAATATTCTTGGGATTGAGGCAGAGGGTTATTTTACAGGTATTTATACCGATTACACCTTAAATCCAAACTTTGAAAGAGGTTTTTTTACCAATGAATTATTGAAAGTTGAGGAAGGCGCTGATAAAAGAGATAGTCTTTATTGGTCAAGGGTTAGGCCAATCCCTTTAACTTCCGAAGAGCAAAGAGATTATAAGCTGAAAGATAGTATAGCTGAGATTAGAAATACAGATGCCTTTAAAGATTCAATAGATAGAATATACAACCGCTTTAGTCCATGGGATCTACTTTTTGGTTACAGATACCGTAATTCCAAAAGGAGTACGCGTTTTGTTATTCCGACAATAACTTCACTTTTTCAATTTAATACAATAGAAGGCTTTGTTGTTCAGCCTGAATTGAATTTTAGAAAATCAGCTGAAGATGGAAAATATCATCAGTTTAATACTAGTATGAGATATGGTTTTAGTTCAAATGATTTTTATGCAAAATTAGGCTACCGCTATTTTTATAATACATTTAATTCCTCAAGCTTTTTTTTAGAAGGCGGGCATTTCCCTCAACAGTTTAATACTAGCAGCCCTATTCACCCGGTAGTAAATACAGCATACACTTTATTTTGGGGAGAAAACTATAAAAAAATGTATGAGCGAAGCTATTTGGAAGGTGGTTGGCAAAGTGAAATTGTAAATGGCCTTCGTTTAACACTGACTATATCAGGTGAAGAGAGAAGCCTTTTAGATAATACCACCGATTTTTCATTTCGTAAAACAGAGAATAAGAACTTTACCCGTAATGAGATTAAACAATATCGTCAGGATTTTAAAGATTGGGAACCCCATTATGCTGCCGGTATAGAAACTAACTTCAGGATTCGCTTTCAACAGAAATATATAAGCCGGCCGGATAGAAAGATTATAACAGGATATAGAGGTCCGCAATGGACTTTAGGTCAGAAAACATTTACAGGCTTTGGTAATCAAATAGATGACTTTACGTATACACATTTTCAATCTACTATAGAACATAACTTACGCCTAGGTTTAATAGGAAATTCCAAATACCTTTTGCGAGGCGGGCTTTTTCAGAAATGGCAAGGAGAACCGGCACCAATGGATTTAATGCATTTTAATGGTAAGCAAACTATTTTTGCCAGAATAGACCCATTTTCTTATTATCTGCTTGACTACTATAAGTTCAGCACTTTTGACCCATACCTGGAATTTCATTTTTTACACTCTTTTGATGGCTTTATCGCAAATAAAATACCATTAATAAAGCAAACAGATCTGGCGTTTACTTCAGATATTAAGTTTTTATTTGTAGAGGATTTGCCGGCATACTATGAGTTTTCATTTGGGATGAAAAATATTCTTTCGATATTTAGAGTAAATTATACCTATGGGCATACTATAGGTTCTACAGGCCGGCATGGCTTAAGTTTACAGATAACTCAAGGCTTTTAG
- a CDS encoding DUF427 domain-containing protein: protein MKAIWNNTVIAESNDTINIEGNHYFPKDSVKSEYLKPSDTKTTCFWKGEAAYYSVEVNGEINKDAAWYYPKTKDAAKNIEGRIAFWKGVSIEK from the coding sequence ATGAAAGCTATTTGGAACAATACAGTGATTGCTGAAAGTAATGATACTATTAATATAGAGGGGAATCATTATTTTCCAAAAGACTCTGTGAAATCGGAGTACTTAAAGCCTTCCGATACTAAAACTACTTGTTTTTGGAAAGGTGAAGCTGCTTATTATTCGGTTGAAGTGAATGGTGAAATAAATAAAGATGCCGCCTGGTATTACCCTAAAACTAAAGATGCCGCAAAAAACATAGAAGGTCGTATTGCTTTTTGGAAGGGAGTCAGTATTGAAAAGTGA
- a CDS encoding short-chain fatty acid transporter — protein MGFKDTFITLFRRFLPMPFSIAVVLSFLTFFLALLITTPDNGNTSYAVSVLQYIPEVATYWETGFWELLAFTMQMMLVLVLGHVLALTPAVDKAIAFFLKYCKTTSLAAALVAFLTIIVTLFNWGLGLIFGAVFAKKVGEHARQNNIPLYYPVVGAAAYSGFMVWHGGLSGSAPLIVSDANHFLVDQMGVMSMSETIFSGMNLFSSALLLLCIPAFYFLLGKRSIPKEFKVPESKTASDTKIHAAYAEKIDFSYVFGRFFGLLFILFAFYKAFILPEQLSLDFLNFNFINFTLFGLCIFFHGNFFNFVKAAENSIKSSAGVMIQFPLYAGIMGIMKYSGLMIIFSEFFVSISNEYTFPIFTLFSAGIVNVFVPSGGGQWAVQGPIIIEAAGSLGIPLPKAIMALVYGDQLTNMIQPIWALPLLGITGLKVQEILPYTLMTMLIGTVIFILSLLIF, from the coding sequence ATGGGATTTAAAGATACCTTCATAACTTTATTCAGGCGTTTTTTACCAATGCCTTTTAGCATAGCCGTTGTTTTAAGTTTTTTAACTTTCTTTCTGGCATTGCTAATAACTACTCCCGATAACGGAAATACATCTTATGCGGTAAGTGTGTTGCAATATATACCTGAGGTAGCCACATATTGGGAAACCGGATTTTGGGAACTGTTGGCATTTACCATGCAAATGATGCTTGTATTAGTTTTAGGACATGTACTTGCATTAACACCTGCCGTAGATAAAGCGATTGCCTTTTTTCTAAAATACTGTAAAACCACATCTTTAGCAGCTGCTTTAGTAGCATTTCTTACTATTATAGTTACTTTGTTTAATTGGGGTTTAGGGCTGATTTTTGGAGCTGTTTTTGCAAAAAAAGTCGGTGAACATGCCAGACAAAATAACATACCGCTTTACTATCCGGTAGTTGGTGCTGCAGCTTATTCCGGTTTTATGGTTTGGCATGGCGGACTTTCCGGTTCGGCACCTTTAATTGTTTCTGATGCTAATCACTTTTTGGTAGATCAAATGGGTGTAATGTCAATGTCTGAAACGATTTTCTCGGGCATGAATCTTTTCTCTTCAGCTCTATTGCTATTGTGCATTCCTGCATTTTACTTTCTGTTGGGTAAACGCTCAATTCCTAAAGAATTTAAAGTACCGGAATCAAAAACTGCTTCTGACACTAAAATACATGCAGCTTATGCTGAAAAAATTGATTTTTCCTATGTATTTGGTCGTTTCTTTGGCTTGCTGTTTATCCTATTTGCTTTTTATAAAGCTTTTATATTGCCGGAGCAATTGAGTCTTGACTTTTTAAACTTTAATTTTATCAATTTTACCCTGTTTGGTTTATGCATATTTTTTCATGGTAACTTTTTCAATTTTGTAAAAGCAGCTGAAAATTCAATTAAAAGTAGTGCCGGAGTTATGATTCAATTTCCTTTATATGCCGGGATTATGGGAATTATGAAATATTCCGGTCTCATGATTATTTTCTCGGAATTTTTTGTGAGCATTTCTAATGAATATACGTTTCCAATTTTTACGCTTTTTAGTGCAGGAATTGTAAATGTCTTTGTACCCAGTGGGGGAGGCCAGTGGGCTGTGCAAGGGCCAATTATTATTGAAGCTGCCGGGAGTCTGGGGATTCCTCTGCCAAAAGCCATAATGGCTCTGGTGTATGGAGATCAGTTAACCAATATGATTCAGCCAATCTGGGCACTGCCATTATTGGGGATTACCGGTTTAAAAGTTCAGGAAATATTACCCTATACTTTGATGACAATGCTTATTGGAACCGTAATTTTTATCCTTTCTTTATTGATTTTTTAG
- a CDS encoding T9SS C-terminal target domain-containing protein: MKAILLTLFSFLTITFLYAVQLPNSDFSQWTDDRGFDEPIAWENSDFYIHAFTPNGPFGVNKSTMANQGDYSVQLVTFNRTDIDGAEGNYPAFIQKGMSVSQKPHVLRGSVQTNLLPGDSAAVGISAYKNNVLIGEGAALFGGTTQSFAPFEAVISYTEEGTPDSIVVVAISTIYNQFTEGEIHIDYVSLDYTAVSARDIASKNLQKRVVRAGPNPVTNRFFILVETDRTTSFEINLYDVLGTRVYQQTIPQVERGNKEISIDIPNHLSNGMYIFEVKSADFRHTNRISIRR, encoded by the coding sequence ATGAAAGCAATTCTACTTACTCTCTTTTCCTTTTTAACAATTACTTTTCTATATGCTGTTCAGTTGCCTAACTCCGATTTTTCACAATGGACAGACGACAGAGGATTTGACGAACCAATAGCCTGGGAAAATAGCGATTTTTATATACATGCATTTACACCTAATGGTCCTTTTGGGGTAAATAAAAGTACTATGGCTAATCAGGGAGATTACTCTGTTCAGTTAGTGACATTTAATCGTACTGATATTGATGGAGCGGAGGGTAATTATCCGGCATTTATACAAAAAGGAATGTCTGTTTCTCAAAAACCACATGTTTTAAGAGGTTCTGTTCAGACAAACTTACTTCCCGGAGATTCGGCAGCGGTTGGGATTTCTGCTTATAAAAACAATGTACTCATAGGTGAAGGTGCTGCTTTATTTGGAGGTACTACTCAGTCATTTGCTCCTTTTGAGGCCGTTATTAGCTATACAGAGGAGGGAACTCCGGATTCAATAGTTGTGGTTGCCATAAGCACTATTTACAATCAGTTTACAGAGGGCGAAATTCATATTGATTATGTTTCTTTGGACTATACGGCTGTTTCTGCACGTGATATTGCTTCAAAGAATTTACAGAAAAGAGTTGTAAGAGCCGGCCCCAATCCTGTTACTAACCGATTCTTTATTTTAGTAGAAACAGATAGAACTACAAGCTTTGAAATTAATCTGTATGATGTTTTAGGCACACGGGTTTATCAGCAAACGATTCCTCAGGTTGAGAGAGGTAATAAAGAAATTAGCATTGATATCCCGAATCACCTTTCAAACGGTATGTATATTTTTGAAGTTAAATCAGCAGATTTCAGACATACCAATCGCATAAGTATCAGAAGATAA
- a CDS encoding ligase-associated DNA damage response exonuclease, whose protein sequence is MSKLVKSFIELRKNGLYCLPGDFYIDPWKPVKNALITHAHADHSRWGNKFYLAHKDSIPFMKHRLGSDIHTEAALYNKPIFINGVKCTFHPAGHVIGSAMISLEWKGFKVLVSGDYKIEDDGFTIPCEIVKSDVFISESTFGLPVFQWEQQKTVFQEIENWWTKNMNEKVHSVLYAYSLGKAQRLLAGINLSLGDVWVHPAIAKINECIEKTPWKKSDVITLDRDSKPEKAALIIAPPAVNESNWLNKLKPFETAMASGWMTFNGAKRRISVDRGFVISDHADWKGLNYAVESTAAEKVFLTHGYSSIFAKWLRDKGYDAFELDTLFEGEHLDADDTANNF, encoded by the coding sequence ATGTCTAAATTAGTTAAGTCATTTATTGAATTGAGAAAAAACGGGCTCTATTGCCTGCCCGGTGATTTTTATATTGATCCCTGGAAGCCGGTAAAAAATGCCCTGATAACTCATGCACACGCTGATCATTCGAGATGGGGAAACAAATTCTATCTGGCTCATAAAGACAGCATACCGTTTATGAAACACCGATTAGGTAGTGATATACATACAGAGGCTGCTCTTTACAATAAACCCATATTTATTAATGGAGTAAAATGCACTTTCCACCCGGCCGGTCACGTGATTGGATCGGCTATGATAAGTCTGGAGTGGAAAGGCTTTAAGGTGTTAGTTTCGGGTGATTATAAAATTGAAGATGACGGATTTACCATTCCTTGTGAAATTGTTAAAAGTGACGTATTTATCTCTGAAAGCACTTTTGGTTTACCTGTTTTTCAATGGGAGCAACAAAAAACTGTTTTTCAGGAAATTGAAAATTGGTGGACAAAAAATATGAATGAAAAAGTTCATTCCGTATTATATGCATATTCATTGGGTAAAGCGCAAAGATTGCTGGCAGGAATTAATCTTTCGTTAGGAGATGTTTGGGTGCATCCTGCGATAGCAAAAATAAATGAATGTATAGAAAAGACCCCCTGGAAAAAAAGTGATGTGATTACTTTGGACCGGGATTCAAAACCGGAAAAAGCAGCCTTGATTATTGCACCTCCTGCTGTAAATGAAAGTAACTGGTTAAATAAATTGAAACCATTTGAAACAGCAATGGCCTCAGGATGGATGACATTTAATGGTGCTAAAAGAAGAATTTCAGTTGACAGAGGTTTTGTGATTTCAGATCATGCTGATTGGAAAGGTTTAAATTACGCTGTGGAAAGTACAGCCGCTGAAAAAGTTTTTTTGACACACGGCTACTCAAGCATTTTTGCAAAATGGCTTAGAGATAAAGGATATGATGCTTTTGAGCTTGATACTTTATTTGAAGGGGAACATTTAGACGCGGATGATACTGCAAATAATTTTTAA